Proteins encoded within one genomic window of Arachis ipaensis cultivar K30076 chromosome B08, Araip1.1, whole genome shotgun sequence:
- the LOC107611367 gene encoding uncharacterized protein LOC107611367 gives MIADVVANVADSGTFPKIFCSNYDHWVKAMRGFLKGRKLWYYVTGNVICPIKPIVTKKSKDGTSKSKEDFGRFETAKEVWDRLAKCYTIFNLSYQYQLLKELHSLKQECGQAVFDLLPQMKLIWDQLTSCEPVLKDSTDAKAYKDYRNRTRLIQFFMGLTDDYELVRASLLHQNPLPTLEDAFPPLKYEETHLGLTHPKSETVFAVTCGKDKFCQNCNRSRHSFSDCPSIK, from the exons ATGATAGCTGACGTGGTTGCTAATGTGGCGGACAGTGGGACCTTTCCTAagattttttg CTCCAATTATGATCATTGGGTTAAAGCTATGAGAGGATTTCTTAAAGGGAGAAAATTATGGTACTATGTGACTGGTAATGTTATTTGTCCTATTAAGCCAATTGTGACTAAAAAATCAAAAGATGGGACCTCCAAATCCAAGGAGGAT TTCGGGCGTTTTGAAACTGCTAAAGAGGTATGGGATCGTTTGGCAAAATGTTACACTATTTTTAATCTCTCCTATCAATACCAACTCCTAAAGGAGCTTCATAGCCTTAAGCAAGAATGTGGACAAGCAGTTTTTGATTTGCTTCCTCAGATGAAACTTATTTGGGATCAATTGACCTCTTGTGAGCCTGTTCTTAAAGACTCCACTGATGCAAAGGCATATAAGGATTATCGAAACCGAACACGTCTCATACAGTTTTTTATGGGACTTACTGATGACTATGAGTTGGTTAGAGCTTCTCTTCTTCATCAAAATCCCTTGCCTACTCTTGAAGATGCATTTCCTCCTCTTAAGTATGAAGAAACGCACTTGGGATTGACTCACCCTAAGAGTGAAACCGTCTTTGCTGTCACATGCGGAAAGGATAAATTTTGTCAAAATTGTAACCGTTCTAGACATTCCTTCTCAGACTGTCCTTCTATTAAATAA